The genomic window GATTTTAGTGCGGTTTAAGTTCAGAAGTTCGCTGGAAGGACTCGCCGGAAAAGCGAACTTCTGAACCACCACGCTAAGTTGAATTTATTGAAACGATACGGAATTCTGATGGCTGCCGACGTCCCCGCCTGGTCACTCAACCCCCAGCTTGAGAAAGACACGATCAATATCGGTGACCTGCCGCTGTGCCGCGTACTCGTGATCAAGGATGCAAATTATCCGTGGCTGCTGCTGGTTCCACGCCGGGCAAACACCATCGAAATTATCGACCTCAGCGAAGTCGAACAGGCGCAGTTGATGACCGAAATCAACCGCGTCGCCCGTGCGCTCAAGGACATTACCAAGCCCGATAAGCTGAACATTGCCGCGTTAGGAAATGTCGTCCCACAATTGCACGTTCATATCATCGCCCGCCGCTCCAGCGACGCCGCCTGGCCTCGGCCGGTTTGGGGTGTCGTCCCGCCGCTTGCCCACGACCCACAGGAAGTAGAAGCCTTCGTCAGCGCCCTGCGCCGCAAGATCTGGTTGACCTGACCCTAATGTCCCGATTCCGAAGTTCGCCCAGGCGCGCGGCTTATTCGGACGCGAACTTCGGAATCAAAGGGACATTAGCAAGCCTTATGATTCGAGTGTGGTTTAGGTTCAGAAGTTCGCCTGAAGCACGCGCCGGCAAAATGATGCGAACTTCTGAACCACCACACTAGAGCTCAAAAAAAACATGACAACAAACGTCTCCTTTCCGCTCGGGCAGCCGGGCTTCGTGTCCCATCCGATCGATCGCGCCGCTCATCTGCGCGGCGATGATGAAAAGCTCTACGCGCTGGAGACTCATCGCGATGCGCGAGCTTATGTGATCCATCGCGATTCGCTGCTGATGACGCAGGGCGCTGACGGACCGCGCGCGCTGCTGACTCTCGATGAAGCCCGCAAATTCGGCGCCAATCCCGGCACGATCTTTCTCGGCCTGAAAGACGGCGCGGCGATCTTCGGCATGGGCATCAGTGCGGCCGCTGCCGAGGCATTGTTGGGGCGCGACGACGTCGGCGTGGAGAATCTTCGCGCGGTTGCGGCAAGCGGCGCAGTGGCAGCACACGAATTGTCCACGATCGCGATGGCAAAGTCCCTTGTCGGCTGGCACCAGCGCCACGGCTTCTGCGCCAATTGCGGCACCCGCACGTCAATGACCCAGGGCGGATGGAAACGTGATTGTCCGAGCTGCAAGGCTGAGCACTTTCCGCGCACGGACCCTGTTGTCATCATGCTGGTGACATCGGGTGACAACTGCCTGCTGGGGCGTCAATCGCAATTCCCGCCATCCATGTGGTCTTGCCTCGCAGGTTTCGTCGAAGCCGCGGAAACCATCGAGGACGCGGTTCGCCGCGAAATCCTGGAGGAATCCAACATCCAGTGCACAGATGTTCGCTACTACATGACGCAGCCGTGGCCCTATCCGTCATCACTGATGATCGGATGCACCGCGCGCGCCACAACGACCGACATTATTGTTGACAAAACCGAGCTGGAGGACTGCCGCTGGTTCAGCCGCAATGAGGCTGTTGCGATGCTCAAAAGAGAGCATCCGCAGGGACTGACCGGGCCGCACCCGGTCGCAATCGCGCATCATCTGCTGGCTAACTGGATTGCACAGACGACTTGATCTTCCGCGGCTCCTCAGTGGGAGGAACCACGTCCTGCTTCGTTGATTGTTCCGGCGTTATACAAACATCGCGCCGGAAATTGCTGCACAGCCGTTTGGCGAGCGCACAAGGCGCAAGGATATCGCTTATGGAATCGCAGCGCGCACAGAATAAGCCATTGCGAGTTCTGTGCATCGGCATGCCGGTGCGCGATCTGATTTTCCGTGTCGACGATCTGCCGGCACGCGGCATGAAAAAGCGCGCGACACATTTCAGCGAATTGACCGGCGGCAACGCCCTCAATGCAGCCGTTGCGATCTCGCGGCTTGGAGGCCGCGTGCGGATGTCGGGCCCGATGGGCCATGCCGGAGAAAAAGCCACCGCGCACGTGTTCGACGACATGAAGCGCGAAGGCATCGAAAATGCGCTGGTCCATATGCCAGGCCTCGTCACGCCGATCTCCAGCATCATGATCGACCCAAGCGGCGAGCGCACCATCGTGACGTATCGCGATCCCGAACTGTGGAAGGTGACGCTGCCGGACGCCGACCTGCTGCTGAAGAACTGCGACGCCGTCCTGACCGAGAATCGTTGTGCGCAATTCGTTACCGATCTCTGCGTCGAGGCCCGCAGCCGCGGCATTCCGGTGATCCTGGACGCCGACCGTGTTATGTCGCTGCGGGAAGGTCTACTGGTCGCGTCCAGCCACATCATCTTCTCGGCGGAAGCGTTGCACGCAACGGCCGGAATCACTGACGATACCGAAGCATTGCGCAAGATTGCAGACCTGACGCCTGGCTTTCTGGCGGTGACCAGCGGCGCGCAAGGCCTCCTGTGGCTCGACGACGAGCGGCAACCGCATCGCATGCCGTCGTTTCCAGTTCACACCGTCGACACGCTGGGCGCGGGCGACGTGTTCCACGGCGCCTTCGCGCTTGCCATTGCCGAAGGGCAGCCGGTCCAGGATGCCATGCGGTTCGCATCGGCTGCCGCCGCCCTGAAGTGCACCCGTCACGGCGGCGCCTTCGCCTCCCCGCAACGCGCTGAAGTTGAAAGACTTTTGGTCGAATCCCCGGTGCTGAAACAGGCCGGAGAATAGCTCTAAGAACGCGGCAGAGCGCTTGCGTGAGAAGATTTTTCTATATATTACGGCTTAAAGCTGCAATTATGGAAGAAAGTTCTTTTCATGACCGACCTCGCCGCCCCGACCGCTGCCGAGACCAGCCGGCGCCTCGACGCCATTGACCGCAAGATACTCACCGTACTGCAGGACGATGCGTCCCTGTCGGTCGCAGAAATCGGTGACCGCGTCGGCCTGTCGTCCACCCCCTGCTGGAAGCGCATCCAGCGCATGGAAGCGGAAGGCATCATCCTTCGCCGCGTCGCCTTGGTCGATCAGAACAAGATCGGCCTTGGGATCACAGTGTTCGTGTCAGTGGAGAGCGGCGATCACTCCGACGCCTGGCTGAAGAAATTTGCCGATGCGGTCAGCGCGATGCCGGAGGTGATGGAATTCTATCGCATGGCCGGCGATGTCGACTACATGCTGCGGGTCGTCGTGGCGGACATGCCGAGCTACGACGTGTTCTACAAAAAGCTGATCAGCGCCGTCTCACTCAAGAACGTGACCTCGCGCTTCGCGATGGAAAAGATCAAGTCCGTCACCGCGCTGCCCGTGCCAGCCGCAAGCGCCGCCTGAGCTCCCCTCGGGTCCTGCAAACAGCCTCGCCTTCGCGATATGGAGAGGCGAGGCTAGTGGTCCGATTCTAACGTTCGCATCCTGTTTGAGGCACGCACTTCTGCGAACGTTAGAATCAAAGGACCACTAGCACATATTGGTTGCTAGTGGATTTTTGGATTTGACATTCGCTTTGCGGGGTGCGGCCAGCGGGGTAGCGAATGTCAAATCCACTCCATTAGAACATCAGATCTTCTGATTGTACTCGCCGACTTCGGGATGGGTACGCAGCACCGAATCCATCGCCTCGAACATGTCACGCATCCGCTGTTCGGACACCGGGCTCTCGACTACCACAACAAGCTCAGGCTTGTTTGACGACGCGCGAACGAGTCCCCAACTACCGTCTTCGCACGTGACACGCACACCGTTGACCGTGACGAGATCGCGGATCGGCTGACCGGCGACCTTGCCGCCCTTGGCCTTCACGTCCTCGAAATGCTTCACCACCTGATCGACGACGCTGTATTTCACTTCGTCGGCGCAGTGAGGCGACATGGTCGGCGACGACCAGGTCTTGGGCAGCGCGTTCTTGAGATCCGACATCTTCTTGCCGGCCGCGCGGTCAAGCATCTCGCAAATGGCAATGGCAGAGACGAGACCATCGTCATAGCCACGTCCGACCGGCGCGTTGAAGAAGAAGTGCCCTGATTTCTCGAAGCCCGCGAGCGCCTTCAATTCGTTGGTCCGGCGCTTCATGTAGGAATGCCCGGTCTTCCAGTAGCTCGTGTGTGCGCCCTGCTTCTGAAGAACCGGATCCGTCAGAAAGAGTCCCGTCGATTTCACATCGACCACGAATTGCGCGTTCTTGTGGATCGCCGACATATCGCGCGCCAGCATCACGCCGACCTTGTCCGCGAAGATTTCCTCACCAGTGTCATCGACGACGCCGCAACGATCACCATCGCCATCGAAACCGAGACCGACATCCGCCTTGTGTTCAAGAACTGCATCGCGGATCGCGTGCAGCATTTCCAGGTCTTCGGGATTGGGATTGTATTTCGGGAAGGTGTAATCGAGCTCGGTGTCGAGCGGGATCACTTCGCAGCCGATCGCTTCCATGACCCTGGGTGCGAAAGCGCCCGCCGTGCCGTTGCCACACGCGACAACCACCTTCAGCTTGCGTTTCAGTTTCGGCCGGTCAGTGAGATCGGCGATATAACGTGCCGGGAAATTTTCCACGAACTGATACGAGCCCGCGGGCTTCAACTTGAACTCCGCATTCAGCACGATTTCCTTCAGCCGCGTCATTTCGTCCGGACCGAACGTCAATGGGCGATTTGCGCCCATCTTCACACCGGTCCAGCCGTTGTCGTTATGGGAAGCCGTCACCATCGCGACACATGGCACGTCCAGTTCGAACTGCGCGAAATAAGCCATGGGCGTCACTGCGAGGCCGATATCGTGCACCTTGCAGCCCGAAGCCAGCAGGCCCGAGATCAGCGCGTATTTGATAGACGCCGAATAGCCGCGGAAGTCATGTCCAGTCACGATTTCCTGCTTCGCGCCAAGCTCACCAATCAGGGTGCCGAGCCCCATGCCCAGCGCCTGAATGCCCATCAGGTTGATTTCCTTACCAAACAGCCAGCGCGCGTCGTACTCGCGGAAACCTGTCGCCTTTACCATCGGCTCGGATTCGTAGGCGTAGGTATTTGGAAGGAGTTCGGGCTTCGGCTTCGGAAACATTCAAAGGCCTCGTGAAAAGGAAAATGTTCAATCCAAGCAGCCATAGCGAATGCGATGAACTGTGGAAAGGCGGGAGCCGACACTTTGGCGACGAATTGCGGCATATTGGCAGCGTCGCCCCAAGATCGCTCAAGCGAGGAACCATGACCGACCACCGTCTTCAGGCACCTGCCACGTTGCGCAACCGTGAGCCCATTCTGGACGTGCTGCGCGGGGTCTTGCCCGCATCTGGCCTTGTGCTCGAAATCGCCAGCGGCTCAGGGCAGCACGTGGTGTACTTCGCGCAGCACTTCCCGCACCTGACCTTTCAGCCGTCCGATCCGGATGCCGCCGCACTCCAAAGCATCCCGGCATGGACCCATGACGCCGGTGTGACGAATGTGTTGCCGCCTGTCATGCTGGATGCAACGTCCAATAACTGGCCAGTCGCAACCGCCGATGCAATGATCTGCATCAACATGATCCATATCGCGCCATGGCGCGCGTGCGAGGGACTTCTGCGAGGGGCTGGACGGCTTCTGCGCCCAGGGTCACCGCTCTATCTGTACGGCCCCTATCGACGTGCGGACGTTGCGACCGCGCCCAGCAACGACGCATTCGACGCTGCGTTAAAGTCGCGTGATCCCAAATGGGGGCTTCGAGACTTGGAGACGGTCGCAAAATTAGCGGCGTCGGAGGGGTTCTCAGCCCCAGCAATTACGGAGATGCCAGCGAATAATCTGAGCGTCGTCTTTCGGCGCAGCTAGACTTACTGTTCCATCACGAGCTTGCCGTCGGCGAACTCGAAGCGCTTGAGTTTCGACAAAAACGAAAGACCGAGCAGGTTCTCGGAGAGCGCTTCGTCAGGGAGCACCATGGCATCCACATCTCGGACAATGAGCCCGCCAACTTCAACCATCGCAAGTCGCGTACGTGCGGCCTTGATCTTGCCGTTGGCGGTGGACACCACCGTTGTGTATGCGTTGCGGGATGGGCGTACCCCGATCTGTGCTGCAGAGCGCTCATTGAGCGCGATCACGGATGCTCCAGTATCGACCATAAAGCTGATGCGCTGCCCGTCGATGCGGCCATCGGTCTGGAAGTGACCGCGCCTGTCGCGGGGAATCACAAGACTACGCCCGCCGGCATTGCCAACTGTCTGCGGCTGCACTGAAGCAAATGAATTGATGGACTTCGCGTTTTCAAACGCCTTTGCCTGCGCGGCGTCGGACGACAGTTTGTCCGCCATCTGGCCCATGAAGGTACCAAGCACGATGAGGACGACCGCAAAGATCATAATACCACGCATCACGCCACGCCTGCTTTATCGAGCCCGACTTACCAGACCATACCGGGCCGGAAGTTGAGCCTAACCGCACCAGCAAAGGTCGCTTTTTCGGAGAAAAGGGTGAGCGAAGCGTTAACAAGTCAGGTTCCACGCGGCTTGACGCGGCGCGTGGGCATCGCAGTGGCCGGATCCTCAGGCCAGGGATGACGCGGATACCTCCCGCGCAAATCCGAACGTACCGCGACGTAGCTGCCGCGCCAGAAGCCCGGCAAATCCCGCGTGACCTGCACAGGCCGATGGGCCGGCGACAGCAATTCCAGCACCAACGGGATTTTACCCTTGGCGATCGACGGATGCACATTGAGGCCGAACAGCTCCTGAAGACGGACTGCAATGGTCGGCCCTTGCTCAGCTTCATAGTCGATCGGCAGGGACGTGCCGGTCGGCGCTTCAAAATGCGTCGGGGCTTCGCGGTCGAGCCGCGAGCGCAATTCCCATGGCAGCAAGCCCATCAAAGCATCGGACAGATCACCTGCGGAAACGTCCGCCAGCGACGTCTTGCCGAACAGCGCGGGCACGAGCCAGTCCTCGCGTGTCTCTGCGAGCGCTTTGTCCGACAGATCCGGCCACTCGTCCGGAGATGCCGCGCGCAGGAACATGACGCGGTCACGCCATTGTTTCAGTGACTTCGACCAGGGCAGCCGATCCAGCCCCACGGCAACGAGACCGTCCGCGAACACCTTGGCCGCTTCAGACGATGGCGTGATCGCAAGAGGTTGCTCAGACAGGGTGATCGCATGGAGTTTCCTGCGGCGCCGGGCACGCAGGGCCAATGCGGATCTGTCGAACGTGATTTCATCCGCGACCTCAATGTGCGCGTAGAATTCGGCTTCTATTTCCTGCTGCGTGATGGGCGCGGCGAGCAAAATGCGGCCGTTCGCGGCCGTGCCGGTCAATTCCGCCACGGCGATATACGGGGCGCGCGCCAGTGCCGAAGTCTGGTCAATGCTGGCGCCACGCCCATTGGCAAGCAGAAAAGAGCCATTGCCGCGATTGCGCGCGACACGATCCGGAAACGCCAGCGCGAGCATGACGCCGGTGGAGAGCGTTTCGTCCTCAGGTCCCTTCGGCGAGATGTCGGCGACCTGCTCCGCCCAGCGCTCTGCCAACTGACGCGCACTGGACGCGCGCTGCGAGCGGTCACGCCGGAAACTGTCAAGACGCGCGTCGAGGTCGACACTGTCGCCACCAAGGCCGCGCTCGGTCAAAACGGCCGCGATCAGCGCCGCTTCTTCACCAGAACTCAAACGATTGGAATCGACGATCATGCGCGCCAGGCGCGGCGGCAGAGCCAACGCCCGCAGACTCCTGCCTTCGCTGGTGATGCGACCATCATCATCCAACGCATCCAATTCACGCAGCAAGGCGCGAGCCTCTGTCAGTGCGGGAACCGGCGGAGGATCGAGAAACGTAAGGGATCCCGGATCGCTAGTTCCCCAATGCGCCAGATCGAGCACCAGCGATGACAGATCGGCTGATAAAATCTCGGGCCGCGTATAGGCCTCGAGTGAGGCCGTTTGCGGCTCGTCCCACAGGCGATAGCATACGCCGGGCTCGGTGCGACCGGCGCGGCCGCGGCGCTGATCCACCGCAGCTCGCGATGCGCGCACCGTTTCCAATCGTGTCAGACCAATATCAGGTTCATAGCGTGGCACCCGTGCCAAACCGGAATCCACCACAATCCGCACGCCTTCGATCGTGAGCGACGTCTCAGCGATGGATGTCGCAAGCACGACCTTACGCTGTCCTTTTGGGGCCGGAGCAATGGCGCGGTCCTGCACGCCTGCGTCCAGCGCACCAAACAACGGCACGATTTCTGTACTCGGATCGTTCAGACGCTCGCTGAGCGTATTTTGCGTACGGCGGATTTCCGCGGCACCCGGCAGAAAGGCCAGCACTGATCCAGCATCGGCGCGCAACGCCGTAGCAATGACGTCTGCCACCTGCCGCTCGACTGATACATCCGGCTTGCGGCCGACATAGCGGGTCTCGACCGGAAAAGCGCGACCTTCGCTTTCGACAATCGGAGCGTCGCCGAGCAACTTCGCTATCCGCGCACCATCGAGTGTTGCCGACATCACCAGAATGCGCAGGTCCTCGCGCAACCCCTGCTGCGCGTCGCGCGCCAGCGCCAGACCAAGATCGGCATCAAGTGACCGCTCATGGAATTCGTCGAACAGCACGGCAGCAACGCCGGCCAATTCAGGATCATCAAGAATCTGTCGAGAAAAAATTCCTTCGGTCACGACCTCGATACGCGTTTTGCGCGACACCTTGGAGCCGAAGCGGACGCGATAACCAACCGTATCACCAACCTTCTCGCCCAGCGTTTGCGCCATTCGCTCCGCGGCAGCGCGCGCAGCGATCCTGCGCGGCTCCAGCACGATGATCTTTTTGCCGTTCGACCATTCGGCTTCGAGCAACGCCAGAGGCACGCGCGTCGTCTTGCCCGCGCCGGGCGGTGCGACAAGCACGGCCGTGCTGCTGCAGGCAAGTGTGCTCGTCAGATCAGCGAGAACGGTATCGATCGGAAGCGGCGAGTCAAACTTCATGACCCGCTACATAGCCGCTCTGCCGAGGTGCGGGAAGAAATTAAGCTCCGCGTCCGACGCTTTCGTAGACGAAGCCCAGTTCTTCCATCTCGTCACGCCGATAGATGTTGCGCAGATCGACAACGACGGGGCTTGCCATCTCGCGCTTCAAGCGGGCCAGATCAAGTGCACGGAATTGCACCCACTCCGTGACAATGACCAACGCATCGGCGCCCTTCGCGCACTCATAGGGATCTTCACAATAGAAGATGTCAGGCAGTTCGTGCTTCGCCTGGTCCATTCCGACCGGATCGTAGGCGCGCACCTGCGCCCCGTGATCGAGCAGACCAGTCACCAATGGAATCGACGGTGCCTCACGCATGTCATCGGTTTCAGGCTTGAAGGTCAAACCCAACACACCAATGGTCTTGCCGCGCAGATTGCCGCCGACCGCGGCAGCAACCTTGCGGGACATCGCGCGCTTGCGGTTGTCGTTGACCGCCAAGACGGCTTCCACGATGCGCAGCGGCACATCATGATCGAGCGCAGTTTTCACCAATGCGCGGGTGTCCTTCGGGAAGCACGAACCGCCGAAACCAGGACCGGCATTAAGGAATTTCGTACCGATACGATTATCGAGACCAATCCCGCGCGCAACCTCCTGCACGTCCGCTCCAACCTTCTCGGAAAGATCGGCGATCTCGTTGATGAAGGTGATCTTAGTGGCAAGAAATGCGTTTGCCGCGTATTTGATCAGCTCCGCCGTTCGGCGCGCGGTGTACATGATCGGCG from Nitrobacteraceae bacterium AZCC 1564 includes these protein-coding regions:
- a CDS encoding diadenosine tetraphosphate (Ap4A) HIT family hydrolase (product_source=COG0537; cath_funfam=3.90.1680.10; cog=COG0537; pfam=PF01230; superfamily=54197); amino-acid sequence: MAADVPAWSLNPQLEKDTINIGDLPLCRVLVIKDANYPWLLLVPRRANTIEIIDLSEVEQAQLMTEINRVARALKDITKPDKLNIAALGNVVPQLHVHIIARRSSDAAWPRPVWGVVPPLAHDPQEVEAFVSALRRKIWLT
- a CDS encoding NAD+ diphosphatase (product_source=KO:K03426; cath_funfam=3.90.79.10; cog=COG2816; ko=KO:K03426; pfam=PF00293,PF09296,PF09297; superfamily=55811) produces the protein MTTNVSFPLGQPGFVSHPIDRAAHLRGDDEKLYALETHRDARAYVIHRDSLLMTQGADGPRALLTLDEARKFGANPGTIFLGLKDGAAIFGMGISAAAAEALLGRDDVGVENLRAVAASGAVAAHELSTIAMAKSLVGWHQRHGFCANCGTRTSMTQGGWKRDCPSCKAEHFPRTDPVVIMLVTSGDNCLLGRQSQFPPSMWSCLAGFVEAAETIEDAVRREILEESNIQCTDVRYYMTQPWPYPSSLMIGCTARATTTDIIVDKTELEDCRWFSRNEAVAMLKREHPQGLTGPHPVAIAHHLLANWIAQTT
- a CDS encoding sulfofructose kinase (product_source=KO:K18478; cath_funfam=3.40.1190.20; cog=COG0524; ko=KO:K18478; pfam=PF00294; superfamily=53613); the protein is MESQRAQNKPLRVLCIGMPVRDLIFRVDDLPARGMKKRATHFSELTGGNALNAAVAISRLGGRVRMSGPMGHAGEKATAHVFDDMKREGIENALVHMPGLVTPISSIMIDPSGERTIVTYRDPELWKVTLPDADLLLKNCDAVLTENRCAQFVTDLCVEARSRGIPVILDADRVMSLREGLLVASSHIIFSAEALHATAGITDDTEALRKIADLTPGFLAVTSGAQGLLWLDDERQPHRMPSFPVHTVDTLGAGDVFHGAFALAIAEGQPVQDAMRFASAAAALKCTRHGGAFASPQRAEVERLLVESPVLKQAGE
- a CDS encoding Lrp/AsnC family transcriptional regulator (product_source=KO:K05800; cath_funfam=1.10.10.10,3.30.70.920; cog=COG1522; ko=KO:K05800; pfam=PF01037,PF13404; smart=SM00344; superfamily=46785,54909) translates to MTDLAAPTAAETSRRLDAIDRKILTVLQDDASLSVAEIGDRVGLSSTPCWKRIQRMEAEGIILRRVALVDQNKIGLGITVFVSVESGDHSDAWLKKFADAVSAMPEVMEFYRMAGDVDYMLRVVVADMPSYDVFYKKLISAVSLKNVTSRFAMEKIKSVTALPVPAASAA
- a CDS encoding phosphomannomutase/phosphoglucomutase (product_source=KO:K15778; cath_funfam=3.30.310.50,3.40.120.10; cog=COG1109; ko=KO:K15778; pfam=PF00408,PF02878,PF02879,PF02880; superfamily=53738,55957); protein product: MFPKPKPELLPNTYAYESEPMVKATGFREYDARWLFGKEINLMGIQALGMGLGTLIGELGAKQEIVTGHDFRGYSASIKYALISGLLASGCKVHDIGLAVTPMAYFAQFELDVPCVAMVTASHNDNGWTGVKMGANRPLTFGPDEMTRLKEIVLNAEFKLKPAGSYQFVENFPARYIADLTDRPKLKRKLKVVVACGNGTAGAFAPRVMEAIGCEVIPLDTELDYTFPKYNPNPEDLEMLHAIRDAVLEHKADVGLGFDGDGDRCGVVDDTGEEIFADKVGVMLARDMSAIHKNAQFVVDVKSTGLFLTDPVLQKQGAHTSYWKTGHSYMKRRTNELKALAGFEKSGHFFFNAPVGRGYDDGLVSAIAICEMLDRAAGKKMSDLKNALPKTWSSPTMSPHCADEVKYSVVDQVVKHFEDVKAKGGKVAGQPIRDLVTVNGVRVTCEDGSWGLVRASSNKPELVVVVESPVSEQRMRDMFEAMDSVLRTHPEVGEYNQKI
- a CDS encoding SAM-dependent methyltransferase (product_source=COG0500; cog=COG0500; pfam=PF06080; superfamily=53335); translation: MTDHRLQAPATLRNREPILDVLRGVLPASGLVLEIASGSGQHVVYFAQHFPHLTFQPSDPDAAALQSIPAWTHDAGVTNVLPPVMLDATSNNWPVATADAMICINMIHIAPWRACEGLLRGAGRLLRPGSPLYLYGPYRRADVATAPSNDAFDAALKSRDPKWGLRDLETVAKLAASEGFSAPAITEMPANNLSVVFRRS
- a CDS encoding aspartyl protease family protein (product_source=KO:K06985; cath_funfam=2.40.70.10; cog=COG3577; ko=KO:K06985; pfam=PF13975; superfamily=50630; tigrfam=TIGR02281; transmembrane_helix_parts=Inside_1_4,TMhelix_5_22,Outside_23_179), producing MRGIMIFAVVLIVLGTFMGQMADKLSSDAAQAKAFENAKSINSFASVQPQTVGNAGGRSLVIPRDRRGHFQTDGRIDGQRISFMVDTGASVIALNERSAAQIGVRPSRNAYTTVVSTANGKIKAARTRLAMVEVGGLIVRDVDAMVLPDEALSENLLGLSFLSKLKRFEFADGKLVMEQ
- a CDS encoding ATP-dependent helicase HrpB (product_source=KO:K03579; cath_funfam=3.40.50.300; cog=COG1643; ko=KO:K03579; pfam=PF00270,PF00271,PF04408,PF08482; smart=SM00487,SM00490; superfamily=52540; tigrfam=TIGR01970) — translated: MKFDSPLPIDTVLADLTSTLACSSTAVLVAPPGAGKTTRVPLALLEAEWSNGKKIIVLEPRRIAARAAAERMAQTLGEKVGDTVGYRVRFGSKVSRKTRIEVVTEGIFSRQILDDPELAGVAAVLFDEFHERSLDADLGLALARDAQQGLREDLRILVMSATLDGARIAKLLGDAPIVESEGRAFPVETRYVGRKPDVSVERQVADVIATALRADAGSVLAFLPGAAEIRRTQNTLSERLNDPSTEIVPLFGALDAGVQDRAIAPAPKGQRKVVLATSIAETSLTIEGVRIVVDSGLARVPRYEPDIGLTRLETVRASRAAVDQRRGRAGRTEPGVCYRLWDEPQTASLEAYTRPEILSADLSSLVLDLAHWGTSDPGSLTFLDPPPVPALTEARALLRELDALDDDGRITSEGRSLRALALPPRLARMIVDSNRLSSGEEAALIAAVLTERGLGGDSVDLDARLDSFRRDRSQRASSARQLAERWAEQVADISPKGPEDETLSTGVMLALAFPDRVARNRGNGSFLLANGRGASIDQTSALARAPYIAVAELTGTAANGRILLAAPITQQEIEAEFYAHIEVADEITFDRSALALRARRRRKLHAITLSEQPLAITPSSEAAKVFADGLVAVGLDRLPWSKSLKQWRDRVMFLRAASPDEWPDLSDKALAETREDWLVPALFGKTSLADVSAGDLSDALMGLLPWELRSRLDREAPTHFEAPTGTSLPIDYEAEQGPTIAVRLQELFGLNVHPSIAKGKIPLVLELLSPAHRPVQVTRDLPGFWRGSYVAVRSDLRGRYPRHPWPEDPATAMPTRRVKPRGT
- a CDS encoding UDPglucose 6-dehydrogenase (product_source=KO:K00012; cath_funfam=1.20.5.100,3.40.50.720; cog=COG1004; ko=KO:K00012; pfam=PF00984,PF03720,PF03721; smart=SM00984; superfamily=48179,51735,52413; tigrfam=TIGR03026); amino-acid sequence: MRIAMIGTGYVGLVSGACFADFGHRVTCVDTDAGKIAALNRGEIPIFEPDLDRLVATSVKAGRLDFTTDLAGPVGKADAVFIAVGTPSRRGDGHADLSYVHAAARDIAKALQGFTVVVTKSTVPVGTGDEVERLIRETNPAADVAVASNPEFLREGAAIRDFKHPDRIVVGTDDERARKVLGEVYRPLYLNQAPIMYTARRTAELIKYAANAFLATKITFINEIADLSEKVGADVQEVARGIGLDNRIGTKFLNAGPGFGGSCFPKDTRALVKTALDHDVPLRIVEAVLAVNDNRKRAMSRKVAAAVGGNLRGKTIGVLGLTFKPETDDMREAPSIPLVTGLLDHGAQVRAYDPVGMDQAKHELPDIFYCEDPYECAKGADALVIVTEWVQFRALDLARLKREMASPVVVDLRNIYRRDEMEELGFVYESVGRGA